One stretch of Chiroxiphia lanceolata isolate bChiLan1 chromosome 1, bChiLan1.pri, whole genome shotgun sequence DNA includes these proteins:
- the GHRHR gene encoding growth hormone-releasing hormone receptor, with translation MNSCALYHCALHTLSLAVLVAGNVHPECDFMTELKKNEAECLEDPQERGNATSAGCKRTWDKLLCWPEADAGETLALPCPNIILHFMKEPAGIVKRNCTRKGWSDPFPPYHVACPVEDEIPLEEQSYFSTIRIIYTVGYSVSITSLIIAVTVLIAFRRLRCPRNYIHVQLFFTFILKAIAIFIKDAVLFQEEGIDHCSFSTTECKISVVFCHYFMMTNFMWLLVEALYLNCLLLSSLSHGRRYFWWLVLFGWGFPTLFTLIWILAKFYFEDTACWDINEGSPYWWLIKGPIIISVGVNFVLFVNIIRILLKKLDPRQINFNNSSQYRCLSRATLLLIPLFGTHYIVFNFLPEYTSLGVRLYLELCIGSFQGFIVAVLYCFLNQEVQTEIGRRWHGKRCGLVPVWRRTRWTVPSSSGVKMTTSVC, from the exons ATGAACTCTTGTGCTTTATACCACTGTGCTCTGCACACCCTGAGTCTGGCAGTGCTT GTTGCTGGAAATGTCCACCCAGAATGTGATTTTAtgacagagctgaaaaaaaatgaggctgAATGTCTGGAGGACCCACAAGAGCGTGGAAATGCAACATCAGCAG GTTGCAAGAGAACTTGGGACAAATTACTGTGCTGGCCAGAGGCAGATGCTGGAGAGACTCTTGCCTTACCATGCCCAAACATCATCCTTCACTTCATGAAGGAGCCAG ctgggatagtGAAAAGGAACTGCACAAGGAAAGGCTGGTCTGACCCCTTCCCTCCCTACCACGTCGCCTGTCCAGTAGAAGATGAGATTCCCCTTGAAGAA CAATCCTACTTTTCTACTATAAGGATCATCTACACTGTAGGATACAGCGTGTCCATCACCTCACTCATCATTGCTGTGACAGTTCTTATTGCATTCAG gaGGCTTCGCTGTCCCAGGAATTATATCCATGTGCAGCTCTTTTTCACGTTTATCTTGAAAGCTATTGCTATTTTCATTAAGGATGCTGTCCTTTTCCAAGAGGAAGGCATTGATCACTGCAGCTTCTCTACA ACTGAATGCAAGATCTCTGTGGTTTTCTGTCACTACTTCATGATGACCAACTTCATGTGGCTGCTGGTGGAGGCTCTTTACCTAAACTGTCTGCTGCTCTCATCCCTTTCTCATGGAAGAAGATATTTTTGGTGGCTTGTCCTCTTTGGCTGGG GTTTTCCTACACTTTTCACTCTTATATGGATTCTGGCAAAATTCTACTTTGAAGACACAGC ATGCTGGGATATTAATGAAGGCTCTCCTTACTGGTGGCTAATCAAAGGACCTATTATAATTTCTGTGGGG GTCAATTTTGTCCTATTTGTCAACATCATCagaattttgctgaaaaaactAGACCCTAGACAAATCAACTTCAATAACTCTTCTCAGTACAG ATGTCTCTCAAGGGCAACTCTGCTCCTAATTCCATTATTTGGAACCCATTATATTGTCTTCAACTTCCTCCCAGAATACACCAGCCTGGGGGTCCGGCTTTACTTGGAGCTCTGCATTGGATCTTTCCAG GGCTTTATTGTAGCAGTTCTCTACTGTTTCCTGAAC